The Oreochromis niloticus isolate F11D_XX linkage group LG15, O_niloticus_UMD_NMBU, whole genome shotgun sequence genome includes a region encoding these proteins:
- the smek1 gene encoding serine/threonine-protein phosphatase 4 regulatory subunit 3 isoform X1: MTDTRRRVKVYTLNEDRQWDDRGTGHVSSGYVERLKGTSLLVRAESDGSLLLESKINPNTAYQKQQDTLIVWSEAENYDLALSFQEKAGCDEIWEKICQVQGKDPSVDITQDVVDESEEERFDDMSSPGLELPPCELNRLEDLAELVGSSLPSPLRREKLALAVENEGYIRKLLELFRVCEDLENREGLHHLYEIMKGIFLLNRTALFEVMFSDECIMDVIGCLEFDPTLPQPRRHREFLTKTARFKEVIPISDPELRQKIHQTYRVQYIQDMVLPTPSVFEENMLSTLHSFIFFNKVEIVGMLQDDEKFLTDLFAQLTDEATDDDKRHELVNFLKEFCAFSQTLQPQNRDAFFKTLSNMGILPALEVILGMDDVQVRGAATDIFSYLVEYNPSMVREFVMQESQQNDDDILLINLIIEHMICDTDPELGGAVQLMGLLRTLVDPENMLATANKTEKTEFLSFFYKHCMHVLSAPLLANTTEEKPSKDDFQTSQLLALILELLTFCVEHHTYHIKNYIINKDILRRVLVLTASRHAFLALCALRFMRRIIGLKDEFYNRYIMRNFLFEPVIKAFLNNGSRYNLMNSAIIEMFEYVRVEDVKSLTAHIIENYWKALEDVDYVQTFKGLKLRYEQQRERQDNPKLDSMRSILRNHRFRRDARTLEDEEEMWFNADEDDLEDGEAVVPPSDKMKSEEDLMEPISKFMERKKLKDTEEKEVLGKSSLSGRQNPSFKLSFSGSTKTSLSSPPSSASLNPGSPGSPGSPGSGARSSPSTTTVTTKGGLVGLVDYPDDDDEEEEEEEDGESKEDPLPPSKKSKLSS, encoded by the exons ATGACGGACACTCGTCGGCGAGTCAAAGTCTATACCCTCAATGAGGACAGACAGTGGGATGACCGTGGGACCGGGCACGTCTCGTCGGGCTATGTGGAGCGCTTGAAAGGCACGTCTCTCCTGGTGCGAGCAGAGAGCGATG GTTCCCTTCTGCTGGAGTCCAAAATTAACCCAAACACAGCCTACCAGAAACAACAG gACACATTGATAGTGTGGTCAGAGGCTGAAAATTATGATCTAGCACTCAGTTTCCAGGAGAAGGCTGGCTGTGATGAAATCTGGGAGAAAATATGCCAG GTGCAGGGAAAGGACCCTTCAGTTGACATCACACAGGATGTGGTGGACGAATCGGAGGAGGAGCGTTTTGATGACATGTCATCCCCAGGTTTGGAATTACCGCCATGCGAACTGAACCGTTTGGAGGACCTGGCCGAGCTGGTGGGCTCTTCTCTCCCATCACCACTGCGACGTGAAAAACTAGCACTGGCTGTGGAGAATGAAGGCTATATTCGCAAGCTCCTGGAATTGTTCCGTGTTTGTGAGGATTTGGAGAACAGAGAGGGACTGCACCACCTGTATGAAATAATGAAAGGCATCTTCCTGCTGAATCGTACTGCACTCTTTGAGGTGATGTTCTCTGATGAGTGCATAATGGACGTCATTGGTTGCCTGGAGTTTGACCCAACACTCCCGCAGCCAAGGCGGCATCGTGAGTTTCTCACTAAAACAGCCCGGTTTAAGGAGGTGATCCCCATCTCTGATCCTGAACTGCGTCAGAAAATTCACCAGACATATCGGGTGCAGTATATTCAGGATATGGTGCTGCCCACGCCCTCTGTTTTTGAGGAAAACATGCTGTCCACCTTGCACTCCTTCATCTTTTTCAACAAGGTGGAGATTGTGGGCATGCTACAG GACGATGAGAAGTTCCTGACAGACCTCTTTGCACAGCTAACAGATGAGGCCACAGATGATGACAAAAGACACGAACTG GTAAACTTCCTAAAGGAGTTCTGTGCATTCTCTCAAACATTACAACCTCAAAACAGGGATGCTTTCTTCAAGACATTATCAAACATGGGCATTCTACCTGCACTAGAGGTTATTCTG ggaATGGACGATGTTCAGGTGCGTGGGGCAGCCACAGATATCTTCTCTTATCTGGTGGAATACAACCCCTCCATGGTACGAGAGTTCGTCATGCAGGAATCACAGCAGAATGATGAT GACATCCTCTTGATCAACCTGATCATAGAGCACATGATCTGTGACACAGACCCAGAGCTTGGTGGTGCAGTGCAGTTAATGGGTCTGCTGCGAACTCTGGTGGATCCAGAGAATATGCTTGCTACTgcaaat aaaactgaaaaaactgaGTTCCTGAGCTTCTTCTACAAGCACTGTATGCATGTTTTATCAGCCCCACTACTGGCCAACACCACGGAAGAAAAACCTAGCAAAG ATGACTTTCAAACATCCCAGTTGCTGGCCTTGATTTTGGAGCTGCTAACATTTTGTGTCGAACATCACACGTATCACATCAAGAACTACATCATCAACAAGGATATTCTCAGGAGGGTATTGGTGCTCACAGCCTCCCGGCATGCTTTCCTGGCTCTAT GTGCCCTGCGTTTCATGCGGAGAATTATTGGTCTAAAGGATGAATTCTACAATCGCTACATCATGAGAAATTTTCTCTTTGAACCTGTCATCAAGGCCTTCCTCAATAATGGCTCACGCTACAATCTCATGAACTCTGCTATTATTGAGATGTTTGAGTATGTTCGTGTG GAGGATGTGAAGTCTCTAACGGCTCATATAATAGAGAACTACTGGAAGGCTCTTGAGGATGTGGACTACGTCCAGACATTTAAAGGCCTAAAACTGCGGTATGAACAACAACGAGAAAGGCAGGACAACCCCAAACTTGATAG CATGCGCTCCATCTTGAGGAACCACCGCTTCCGCCGTGATGCACGGACgctggaggatgaggaggagatgTGGTTCAACGCAGATGAAGATGACCTTGAGGATGGGGAGGCAGTTGTTCCTCCCTCTGATAAAATGAAGAGCGAGGAAGACCTCATGGAACCAATTAGCAAGTTcatggaaagaaagaaat TGAAAGACACAGAGGAGAAAGAAGTATTGGGAAAGTCGAGCTTGTCGGGCAGACAGAATCCCAGTTTCAAGCTTTCCTTCTCGGGTTCCACTAAAACCAGCCTCTCCAGCCCTCCTTCATCTGCCTCACTAAATCCAGGTTCTCCAGGATCGCCAGGGTCTCCAGGCTCAGGCGCACGGAGCTCACCCTCCACCACAACTGTAACCACAAAG GGAGGTTTGGTGGGACTTGTGGACTAtcctgatgatgatgacgaggaggaggaagaggaggaggatggagagagtAAAGAAGACCCTCTGCCACCCTCAAAGAAGTCCAAGCTGAGCTCCTAA
- the smek1 gene encoding serine/threonine-protein phosphatase 4 regulatory subunit 3 isoform X2, with protein sequence MTDTRRRVKVYTLNEDRQWDDRGTGHVSSGYVERLKGTSLLVRAESDGSLLLESKINPNTAYQKQQDTLIVWSEAENYDLALSFQEKAGCDEIWEKICQVQGKDPSVDITQDVVDESEEERFDDMSSPGLELPPCELNRLEDLAELVGSSLPSPLRREKLALAVENEGYIRKLLELFRVCEDLENREGLHHLYEIMKGIFLLNRTALFEVMFSDECIMDVIGCLEFDPTLPQPRRHREFLTKTARFKEVIPISDPELRQKIHQTYRVQYIQDMVLPTPSVFEENMLSTLHSFIFFNKVEIVGMLQDDEKFLTDLFAQLTDEATDDDKRHELVNFLKEFCAFSQTLQPQNRDAFFKTLSNMGILPALEVILGMDDVQVRGAATDIFSYLVEYNPSMVREFVMQESQQNDDDILLINLIIEHMICDTDPELGGAVQLMGLLRTLVDPENMLATANKTEKTEFLSFFYKHCMHVLSAPLLANTTEEKPSKDDFQTSQLLALILELLTFCVEHHTYHIKNYIINKDILRRVLVLTASRHAFLALCALRFMRRIIGLKDEFYNRYIMRNFLFEPVIKAFLNNGSRYNLMNSAIIEMFEYVRVDVKSLTAHIIENYWKALEDVDYVQTFKGLKLRYEQQRERQDNPKLDSMRSILRNHRFRRDARTLEDEEEMWFNADEDDLEDGEAVVPPSDKMKSEEDLMEPISKFMERKKLKDTEEKEVLGKSSLSGRQNPSFKLSFSGSTKTSLSSPPSSASLNPGSPGSPGSPGSGARSSPSTTTVTTKGGLVGLVDYPDDDDEEEEEEEDGESKEDPLPPSKKSKLSS encoded by the exons ATGACGGACACTCGTCGGCGAGTCAAAGTCTATACCCTCAATGAGGACAGACAGTGGGATGACCGTGGGACCGGGCACGTCTCGTCGGGCTATGTGGAGCGCTTGAAAGGCACGTCTCTCCTGGTGCGAGCAGAGAGCGATG GTTCCCTTCTGCTGGAGTCCAAAATTAACCCAAACACAGCCTACCAGAAACAACAG gACACATTGATAGTGTGGTCAGAGGCTGAAAATTATGATCTAGCACTCAGTTTCCAGGAGAAGGCTGGCTGTGATGAAATCTGGGAGAAAATATGCCAG GTGCAGGGAAAGGACCCTTCAGTTGACATCACACAGGATGTGGTGGACGAATCGGAGGAGGAGCGTTTTGATGACATGTCATCCCCAGGTTTGGAATTACCGCCATGCGAACTGAACCGTTTGGAGGACCTGGCCGAGCTGGTGGGCTCTTCTCTCCCATCACCACTGCGACGTGAAAAACTAGCACTGGCTGTGGAGAATGAAGGCTATATTCGCAAGCTCCTGGAATTGTTCCGTGTTTGTGAGGATTTGGAGAACAGAGAGGGACTGCACCACCTGTATGAAATAATGAAAGGCATCTTCCTGCTGAATCGTACTGCACTCTTTGAGGTGATGTTCTCTGATGAGTGCATAATGGACGTCATTGGTTGCCTGGAGTTTGACCCAACACTCCCGCAGCCAAGGCGGCATCGTGAGTTTCTCACTAAAACAGCCCGGTTTAAGGAGGTGATCCCCATCTCTGATCCTGAACTGCGTCAGAAAATTCACCAGACATATCGGGTGCAGTATATTCAGGATATGGTGCTGCCCACGCCCTCTGTTTTTGAGGAAAACATGCTGTCCACCTTGCACTCCTTCATCTTTTTCAACAAGGTGGAGATTGTGGGCATGCTACAG GACGATGAGAAGTTCCTGACAGACCTCTTTGCACAGCTAACAGATGAGGCCACAGATGATGACAAAAGACACGAACTG GTAAACTTCCTAAAGGAGTTCTGTGCATTCTCTCAAACATTACAACCTCAAAACAGGGATGCTTTCTTCAAGACATTATCAAACATGGGCATTCTACCTGCACTAGAGGTTATTCTG ggaATGGACGATGTTCAGGTGCGTGGGGCAGCCACAGATATCTTCTCTTATCTGGTGGAATACAACCCCTCCATGGTACGAGAGTTCGTCATGCAGGAATCACAGCAGAATGATGAT GACATCCTCTTGATCAACCTGATCATAGAGCACATGATCTGTGACACAGACCCAGAGCTTGGTGGTGCAGTGCAGTTAATGGGTCTGCTGCGAACTCTGGTGGATCCAGAGAATATGCTTGCTACTgcaaat aaaactgaaaaaactgaGTTCCTGAGCTTCTTCTACAAGCACTGTATGCATGTTTTATCAGCCCCACTACTGGCCAACACCACGGAAGAAAAACCTAGCAAAG ATGACTTTCAAACATCCCAGTTGCTGGCCTTGATTTTGGAGCTGCTAACATTTTGTGTCGAACATCACACGTATCACATCAAGAACTACATCATCAACAAGGATATTCTCAGGAGGGTATTGGTGCTCACAGCCTCCCGGCATGCTTTCCTGGCTCTAT GTGCCCTGCGTTTCATGCGGAGAATTATTGGTCTAAAGGATGAATTCTACAATCGCTACATCATGAGAAATTTTCTCTTTGAACCTGTCATCAAGGCCTTCCTCAATAATGGCTCACGCTACAATCTCATGAACTCTGCTATTATTGAGATGTTTGAGTATGTTCGTGTG GATGTGAAGTCTCTAACGGCTCATATAATAGAGAACTACTGGAAGGCTCTTGAGGATGTGGACTACGTCCAGACATTTAAAGGCCTAAAACTGCGGTATGAACAACAACGAGAAAGGCAGGACAACCCCAAACTTGATAG CATGCGCTCCATCTTGAGGAACCACCGCTTCCGCCGTGATGCACGGACgctggaggatgaggaggagatgTGGTTCAACGCAGATGAAGATGACCTTGAGGATGGGGAGGCAGTTGTTCCTCCCTCTGATAAAATGAAGAGCGAGGAAGACCTCATGGAACCAATTAGCAAGTTcatggaaagaaagaaat TGAAAGACACAGAGGAGAAAGAAGTATTGGGAAAGTCGAGCTTGTCGGGCAGACAGAATCCCAGTTTCAAGCTTTCCTTCTCGGGTTCCACTAAAACCAGCCTCTCCAGCCCTCCTTCATCTGCCTCACTAAATCCAGGTTCTCCAGGATCGCCAGGGTCTCCAGGCTCAGGCGCACGGAGCTCACCCTCCACCACAACTGTAACCACAAAG GGAGGTTTGGTGGGACTTGTGGACTAtcctgatgatgatgacgaggaggaggaagaggaggaggatggagagagtAAAGAAGACCCTCTGCCACCCTCAAAGAAGTCCAAGCTGAGCTCCTAA